The Methanomethylovorans hollandica DSM 15978 genome includes a region encoding these proteins:
- the glpX gene encoding class II fructose-bisphosphatase, producing MSHKKTAEGMIKCAGPIETALLPRLLQVTEAAAIAASYQMGRGDKNYADHVSVEAMRRTLNYLDMKGIIKIGEGERDEAPMLYIGEHVGTWEGHLEVDIAVDPLEGTNLAANGTPGAISVMAMAERGGLFHGPDIYMDKIVVGPEVVKYERKHPEESINLDAPVVDNLEIVAKALNRNIDELVVVILERTRHEAKIKEIRATGARVNLITDGDLMPGVATAIRGSGVHVVMGAGGSGEAVLTAAAMKILGGKILARLVLPTVANGKSEEAIATEMAEKMPRLEKMGITEKNMHDVLDTDRLVPGNDVIFSATGVTPGTLLKGVSLFGEGDARVNSLTMGSSGVVKFTDTIYINDKEATPLRFV from the coding sequence ATGTCACACAAGAAAACAGCAGAAGGAATGATCAAATGCGCAGGACCTATAGAAACTGCCCTGTTGCCCAGACTTCTACAAGTTACGGAAGCAGCGGCTATAGCAGCATCCTATCAGATGGGCAGGGGAGATAAGAATTATGCTGACCACGTTTCAGTGGAAGCCATGCGCCGGACTCTTAATTACCTCGACATGAAAGGGATCATAAAGATCGGCGAAGGGGAAAGGGATGAAGCCCCGATGCTGTACATAGGCGAACATGTTGGGACCTGGGAAGGCCATCTTGAAGTGGACATTGCTGTGGATCCCCTTGAAGGTACCAATCTGGCAGCAAATGGTACTCCGGGTGCCATCTCCGTGATGGCAATGGCAGAAAGAGGTGGCCTTTTCCACGGACCTGACATCTACATGGACAAAATAGTGGTGGGTCCGGAAGTAGTTAAGTATGAAAGGAAGCATCCGGAAGAAAGTATAAACCTTGATGCACCAGTGGTCGATAATCTGGAAATTGTAGCGAAAGCACTCAACCGTAACATCGATGAACTGGTGGTCGTCATCCTTGAAAGGACAAGGCATGAAGCAAAAATAAAAGAGATCCGTGCGACCGGTGCCAGAGTAAATCTGATCACTGACGGCGATCTGATGCCAGGGGTTGCCACAGCCATACGTGGTTCAGGTGTTCACGTGGTAATGGGCGCCGGAGGTTCCGGTGAGGCTGTACTGACGGCTGCTGCCATGAAGATACTGGGTGGTAAGATCCTTGCGAGACTTGTCTTACCTACAGTCGCTAACGGTAAATCTGAAGAAGCAATAGCCACGGAGATGGCTGAAAAGATGCCAAGGCTTGAAAAGATGGGTATTACGGAAAAGAACATGCATGATGTCCTTGATACCGATCGGCTCGTTCCCGGTAATGATGTGATCTTCTCTGCAACAGGTGTGACCCCTGGTACTCTGCTTAAAGGTGTGAGCCTTTTTGGAGAAGGTGATGCACGAGTGAACAGTCTGACCATGGGGAGTTCGGGTGTGGTGAAATTTACAGATACCATCTACATAAATGACAAAGAGGCCACACCACTGCGTTTCGTTTGA
- a CDS encoding tRNA (N(6)-L-threonylcarbamoyladenosine(37)-C(2))-methylthiotransferase: MKVYVSTFGCSANQASAEVMMATIRSLGHELVSEKHADVVVLNTCTVKYSTEQKILHKIRELGEKGIEVVVAGCMPEVQLEDIIRNNPDAHILGVNSISRIGEVLNSIASPNLCSQTTSRQALHVFSHEPEGFINVPRLRFNSNIHICQLSQGCNNACSYCIVRFVRGPLRSFHPDSIVEDIRQGVAEGCREIWLTSQDNAQYGIDIGLRLPQLLERICDIPGDFKVRVGMMNPFSVLPILEELLHAFENDKIYKLVHLPVQSASNDVLKRMNRFHSIEEADLVINSFRDRFDDLTLFTDIIVGFPGENEADFVTTLEWVKKQKPEKINISRYTPRPHTKALEYRNIDSRIVVQRSNELHAVCEEVKTGVRENMMGWQGRVFISKEAKVKGLMARTASYKPVVIPESSAVPGSFCDVEIFDATPGYFLGRVVI; this comes from the coding sequence ATGAAAGTATACGTATCGACATTTGGCTGTTCAGCAAACCAGGCTTCTGCAGAGGTCATGATGGCGACCATCAGAAGCCTTGGGCATGAACTTGTATCTGAGAAGCATGCTGATGTGGTGGTCCTCAACACCTGTACTGTCAAGTATTCCACTGAACAGAAGATCCTGCATAAGATCAGGGAACTGGGAGAAAAAGGAATCGAGGTGGTGGTAGCCGGATGTATGCCTGAAGTGCAGCTTGAGGACATCATCCGTAACAACCCCGATGCTCATATTTTGGGAGTAAACTCAATATCAAGGATAGGAGAGGTGCTAAATTCTATAGCTTCACCCAACCTCTGTTCCCAAACTACTTCCCGGCAAGCTCTGCATGTGTTCTCTCATGAACCGGAAGGTTTTATTAATGTGCCTCGGTTGCGGTTCAACTCCAATATACACATCTGTCAGCTTTCACAGGGCTGTAATAACGCCTGTTCCTATTGCATTGTCAGGTTCGTCAGAGGTCCGCTCAGGTCTTTCCATCCGGATTCCATTGTGGAGGATATAAGGCAGGGAGTCGCTGAAGGCTGCAGGGAAATATGGCTCACTTCACAGGATAACGCACAATACGGTATAGATATAGGTCTCAGGCTTCCTCAGCTGCTTGAGAGGATATGTGATATACCAGGTGATTTCAAGGTCCGTGTGGGGATGATGAATCCTTTTTCTGTGCTTCCCATACTTGAAGAGTTGTTGCATGCTTTTGAGAACGACAAGATATACAAGCTAGTTCATTTACCTGTACAATCAGCATCTAACGACGTGCTGAAAAGGATGAACAGGTTCCATTCTATAGAAGAGGCTGATCTTGTGATCAACAGTTTCAGGGACCGTTTTGATGATCTTACTCTTTTCACTGATATTATAGTGGGTTTTCCTGGAGAAAATGAAGCTGATTTCGTGACAACCCTTGAATGGGTAAAAAAACAGAAACCTGAAAAGATCAACATTTCCAGGTACACTCCCCGCCCACATACAAAGGCCCTTGAATACAGGAACATTGACTCTCGCATCGTTGTACAGCGTTCCAATGAACTGCACGCTGTATGTGAGGAGGTTAAGACCGGTGTCAGAGAAAATATGATGGGATGGCAAGGAAGGGTCTTTATTTCCAAAGAGGCAAAGGTCAAAGGCCTCATGGCCCGCACAGCATCCTATAAGCCTGTGGTTATTCCGGAATCATCTGCTGTTCCGGGGAGCTTTTGTGACGTTGAGATATTCGACGCAACTCCTGGATATTTTCTGGGAAGGGTAGTTATCTAA
- a CDS encoding chloride channel protein: MAVTVGVLTGIVIVLYDHALELSSELFFEPVYNAQHYYVIFIPAIGGLLVGIISHRFMKKQRYSIDNVIESATLYGGKMQSRTVFLEVLSSVISLGSGASAGKEAPVVLAGAGIGSAFAQMLKMRGNRLKILLGCGASGGIAAAFNAPLAGVVFSVEVILGELEAATLVPIVISAVFATLVSNVIFGVRPIQISYYELISPVHEAILYLVLGLFAGLTAVVLMRSLYKCRDFFNTLNIHPITKPAVGGLFVGLIGYFYPQIFGVGYDTISQVLENDITFNLLLVLLVLKIIAFSLSLGSGGSGGSFVPALFIGSMLGGAYGFIVNGLFPGVTSEPGAYALAGMGAVFTGISRAPLTAILVLFELTRNYGMVLPIMLACVLSNLVSSALHPESIFTESLRRRGFIIRKGKEVDIMESLKVVDAMKREVQTISVNKKVEALIALMQSSRHAGFPVMDQEGRLWGIVTLKDIRDKVKQGELDKTISEIATSNLIIAYPDESLNTVLQRLATKDIGRLPVVSREDSRKILGIITRSDIVKLYDKTIVERMNYRSENGN; encoded by the coding sequence TTGGCTGTTACAGTAGGAGTACTGACAGGCATAGTGATCGTACTGTACGACCATGCACTTGAATTAAGCTCCGAGCTATTCTTCGAACCTGTATACAATGCCCAGCATTACTATGTGATATTCATACCTGCCATTGGAGGATTACTGGTGGGTATAATTTCCCACCGGTTCATGAAAAAGCAAAGGTACAGCATAGATAATGTAATAGAATCGGCTACTCTGTACGGAGGAAAAATGCAATCAAGAACCGTGTTCCTGGAAGTATTATCCTCTGTGATATCCCTTGGCTCGGGAGCCTCTGCAGGAAAAGAAGCTCCCGTGGTATTGGCTGGTGCAGGTATTGGCTCTGCTTTCGCCCAGATGCTTAAAATGAGAGGTAATCGCCTGAAAATACTGTTGGGATGTGGTGCCTCCGGGGGTATTGCTGCAGCATTCAATGCGCCTCTTGCAGGGGTTGTGTTCTCAGTAGAAGTGATCCTGGGTGAGCTTGAAGCTGCAACGCTGGTCCCCATTGTAATATCTGCGGTCTTTGCAACTCTTGTTTCCAATGTTATATTTGGGGTAAGACCTATACAGATCTCATATTATGAACTTATAAGTCCTGTACATGAAGCCATCCTATACCTTGTTCTGGGATTATTTGCCGGACTTACGGCAGTAGTACTCATGCGTTCACTTTATAAATGCAGGGACTTTTTTAATACGCTCAACATACACCCCATAACAAAACCTGCTGTCGGGGGCTTGTTTGTAGGATTGATAGGATACTTCTACCCACAGATATTCGGTGTTGGATATGATACCATAAGCCAGGTATTGGAAAATGATATCACATTCAATTTATTATTGGTCCTGCTGGTCCTGAAAATAATTGCATTTTCCCTTAGCCTGGGTTCAGGTGGCTCGGGAGGGTCCTTTGTACCGGCCCTGTTCATTGGCTCTATGCTTGGAGGAGCTTACGGATTCATTGTCAACGGTCTTTTTCCGGGAGTCACGTCCGAGCCCGGAGCTTATGCACTGGCTGGCATGGGAGCTGTTTTCACTGGCATTAGCCGGGCACCGCTTACTGCAATACTTGTGCTGTTTGAACTTACGAGGAATTATGGTATGGTCCTTCCCATTATGCTTGCATGCGTGTTAAGCAATCTTGTTTCAAGTGCCCTCCACCCGGAATCCATTTTTACCGAATCACTGCGCAGGCGCGGATTTATCATACGAAAAGGAAAAGAAGTGGACATAATGGAATCATTGAAAGTTGTGGATGCTATGAAAAGAGAAGTGCAGACCATTTCAGTGAACAAAAAGGTAGAAGCTCTCATAGCTCTGATGCAATCCAGCCGTCATGCAGGATTTCCAGTAATGGACCAGGAAGGCAGGCTGTGGGGTATCGTGACCCTGAAGGACATCAGGGACAAGGTAAAACAGGGAGAACTGGACAAGACCATCAGTGAGATCGCCACTTCCAATTTGATCATTGCATACCCCGACGAATCTTTGAACACTGTGCTGCAGCGCCTTGCCACAAAAGACATAGGTAGGCTTCCTGTTGTATCAAGGGAAGACAGCAGAAAAATACTTGGGATAATCACGCGCAGTGATATCGTTAAGCTATATGATAAAACGATCGTGGAACGGATGAATTACAGGTCAGAGAACGGAAACTAA